Proteins encoded together in one Piliocolobus tephrosceles isolate RC106 chromosome 15, ASM277652v3, whole genome shotgun sequence window:
- the SUPT7L gene encoding STAGA complex 65 subunit gamma isoform X1, with protein MNLQRYWGEIPISSSQTNRSSFDLLPREFRLVEVHDPPLHQPSANKPKPPTMLDIPSEPCSLTIHTIQLIQHNRRLRNLIATAQAQNQQQTEGVKTEESEPLPSCPGSPPLPDDLLPLDCKNPNAPFQIRHSDPESDFYRGKGEPVTELSWHSCRQLLYQAVATILAHAGFDCANESVLETLTDVAHEYCLKFTKLLRFAVDREARLGQTPFPDVMEQVFHEVGIGSVLSLQKFWQHRIKDYHSYMLQISKQLSEEYERIVNPEKATEDMKPVKIKEEPVSDITFPVSEELEADLASGDQSLPMGVLGAQSERFPSNLEVEASPQASSAEVNASPLWNLAHVKMEPQESEEGNVSGHGVLGSDVFEEPMSGMSEAGIPQSPDDSDSSYGSHSTDSLMGSSPVFNQRCKKRMRKI; from the exons ATGAATCTGCAAAG ATACTGGGGAGAGATACCAATATCATCAAGCCAGACCAACAGAAGTTCCTTTGATTTGCTCCCACGGGAGTTCCGTCTGGTGGAAGTCCATGACCCACCCCTGCACCAGCCCTCAGCCAACAAGCCGAAGCCCCCCACTATGCTGGACATCCCCTCAGAGCCATGTAGTCTCACCATCCATACGATTCAGTTGATTCAGCACAACCGACGACTTCGCAACCTTATTGCCACAGCACAGGCCCAGAATCAGCAGCAGACAGAAGGTGTAAAAACTGAAGAGAGTGAACCTCTTCCCTCGTGCCCTGGGTCACCTCCTCTCCCTGATGACCTCCTGCCTTTAGATTGTAAAAATCCCAATGCACCATTCCAGATCCGGCACAGTGACCCAGAGAGTGACTTTTATCG TGGGAAAGGGGAACCTGTGACTGAACTCAGCTGGCACTCCTGTCGGCAGCTCCTTTACCAGGCAGTGGCCACAATCCTGGCCCACGCAGGCTTTGACTGTGCTAATGAAAGTGTCCTGGAGACCCTAACTGATGTGGCACATGAGTATTGCCTGAAGTTTACCAAGTTGTTGCGTTTTGCTGTGGACCGGGAGGCCCGGCTGGGACAGACTCCTTTTCCAGATGTGATGGAGCAGGTATTCCATGAAGTGGGTATCGGCAGTGTGCTCTCCCTCCAGAAGTTCTGGCAGCACCGCATCAAGGACTATCACAGTTACATGCTACAG ATTAGTAAGCAACTCTCTGAAGAATATGAAAGGATTGTCAATCCTGAGAAGGCCACAGAGGACATGAAACCTGTGAAGATCAAGGAGGAACCTGTGAGCGATATCACCTTTCCTGTCAGTGAGGAGCTAGAGGCTGACCTTGCTTCTGGAGACCAGTCACTGCCTATGGGAGTGCTTGGGGCTCAGAGTGAACGCTTCCCATCTAACCTGGAGGTTGAAgcttcaccacaggcttcaa GTGCAGAGGTAAATGCTTCTCCTCTTTGGAATCTGGCCCATGTGAAAATGGAGCCTCAAGAGAGTGAAGAAGGCAATGTCTCTGGGCATGGTGTGCTGGGCAGCGATGTCTTCGAGGAGCCCATGTCAGGCATGAGTGAAGCTGGGATTCCTCAGAGCCCTGATGACTCAGATAGCAGCTATGGTTCCCACTCCACTGACAGCCTCATGGGGTCCTCCCCTGTTTTCAACCAGCGCTGCAAGAAGAGGATgaggaaaatataa
- the SUPT7L gene encoding STAGA complex 65 subunit gamma isoform X2 has product MLRYWGEIPISSSQTNRSSFDLLPREFRLVEVHDPPLHQPSANKPKPPTMLDIPSEPCSLTIHTIQLIQHNRRLRNLIATAQAQNQQQTEGVKTEESEPLPSCPGSPPLPDDLLPLDCKNPNAPFQIRHSDPESDFYRGKGEPVTELSWHSCRQLLYQAVATILAHAGFDCANESVLETLTDVAHEYCLKFTKLLRFAVDREARLGQTPFPDVMEQVFHEVGIGSVLSLQKFWQHRIKDYHSYMLQISKQLSEEYERIVNPEKATEDMKPVKIKEEPVSDITFPVSEELEADLASGDQSLPMGVLGAQSERFPSNLEVEASPQASSAEVNASPLWNLAHVKMEPQESEEGNVSGHGVLGSDVFEEPMSGMSEAGIPQSPDDSDSSYGSHSTDSLMGSSPVFNQRCKKRMRKI; this is encoded by the exons ATGTTGAGATACTGGGGAGAGATACCAATATCATCAAGCCAGACCAACAGAAGTTCCTTTGATTTGCTCCCACGGGAGTTCCGTCTGGTGGAAGTCCATGACCCACCCCTGCACCAGCCCTCAGCCAACAAGCCGAAGCCCCCCACTATGCTGGACATCCCCTCAGAGCCATGTAGTCTCACCATCCATACGATTCAGTTGATTCAGCACAACCGACGACTTCGCAACCTTATTGCCACAGCACAGGCCCAGAATCAGCAGCAGACAGAAGGTGTAAAAACTGAAGAGAGTGAACCTCTTCCCTCGTGCCCTGGGTCACCTCCTCTCCCTGATGACCTCCTGCCTTTAGATTGTAAAAATCCCAATGCACCATTCCAGATCCGGCACAGTGACCCAGAGAGTGACTTTTATCG TGGGAAAGGGGAACCTGTGACTGAACTCAGCTGGCACTCCTGTCGGCAGCTCCTTTACCAGGCAGTGGCCACAATCCTGGCCCACGCAGGCTTTGACTGTGCTAATGAAAGTGTCCTGGAGACCCTAACTGATGTGGCACATGAGTATTGCCTGAAGTTTACCAAGTTGTTGCGTTTTGCTGTGGACCGGGAGGCCCGGCTGGGACAGACTCCTTTTCCAGATGTGATGGAGCAGGTATTCCATGAAGTGGGTATCGGCAGTGTGCTCTCCCTCCAGAAGTTCTGGCAGCACCGCATCAAGGACTATCACAGTTACATGCTACAG ATTAGTAAGCAACTCTCTGAAGAATATGAAAGGATTGTCAATCCTGAGAAGGCCACAGAGGACATGAAACCTGTGAAGATCAAGGAGGAACCTGTGAGCGATATCACCTTTCCTGTCAGTGAGGAGCTAGAGGCTGACCTTGCTTCTGGAGACCAGTCACTGCCTATGGGAGTGCTTGGGGCTCAGAGTGAACGCTTCCCATCTAACCTGGAGGTTGAAgcttcaccacaggcttcaa GTGCAGAGGTAAATGCTTCTCCTCTTTGGAATCTGGCCCATGTGAAAATGGAGCCTCAAGAGAGTGAAGAAGGCAATGTCTCTGGGCATGGTGTGCTGGGCAGCGATGTCTTCGAGGAGCCCATGTCAGGCATGAGTGAAGCTGGGATTCCTCAGAGCCCTGATGACTCAGATAGCAGCTATGGTTCCCACTCCACTGACAGCCTCATGGGGTCCTCCCCTGTTTTCAACCAGCGCTGCAAGAAGAGGATgaggaaaatataa